A window of Pseudomonas mucidolens contains these coding sequences:
- a CDS encoding YbaN family protein: MGKHSPIVRYALLAIGWLSVVLGVIGIFLPVLPTTPFLLLAAACFARSSPRFYDWLVQHPRLGPWIRDYLDGNGIPLRGKSYAIGLMWLSIGVSCYLVPLPWARALMLISAVLVTIYILRQKTLPRR; encoded by the coding sequence ATGGGCAAGCACTCGCCGATTGTACGCTACGCGCTGCTGGCCATTGGCTGGTTGAGCGTCGTACTCGGGGTGATCGGGATATTCCTGCCGGTATTACCCACCACCCCTTTCCTCTTGCTCGCGGCAGCCTGCTTTGCCCGCAGCTCTCCGCGCTTCTACGACTGGCTGGTGCAACACCCGCGCCTGGGTCCGTGGATTCGCGATTACCTGGATGGCAATGGCATTCCCTTGAGGGGCAAGTCGTATGCGATCGGTCTGATGTGGCTGAGCATTGGCGTGTCCTGCTACCTGGTCCCGCTGCCTTGGGCCCGTGCGCTCATGCTGATCAGCGCGGTGCTGGTGACGATCTATATTCTGCGCCAGAAGACCCTGCCCCGCCGCTGA
- a CDS encoding YecA family protein, translating into MSFAEQLTRLQAFLDADELHDEALDYVAAHGYLTALSICSESVPEREWIDALFAEEPHYADAAQREEIESTLLALKAHIARQLASDEEFELPCDLDLGEEPDDSDLRGWCIGFMEGVFLREAAWFETAEEEVSEMLLPIMVGSGLFDDQPEFADIAADANLMDDMIVQIPEALTALYLLCNAPDEKPAILKPRHH; encoded by the coding sequence ATGTCCTTCGCTGAGCAACTAACCCGCCTGCAAGCCTTCCTCGATGCCGATGAGCTGCACGACGAGGCGCTGGACTACGTGGCCGCCCACGGCTATCTGACGGCTCTTTCGATCTGCTCCGAGTCGGTGCCTGAGCGCGAGTGGATCGACGCGCTGTTCGCCGAGGAACCGCACTACGCAGACGCCGCGCAGCGCGAGGAAATCGAATCCACCCTGCTCGCCCTCAAGGCCCACATTGCCCGCCAACTGGCGTCCGACGAGGAATTCGAGCTGCCTTGCGACCTGGACCTCGGCGAAGAACCGGACGACTCCGACCTGCGCGGCTGGTGCATCGGTTTCATGGAAGGGGTGTTCCTGCGCGAAGCGGCCTGGTTCGAAACCGCCGAGGAAGAGGTCAGCGAAATGTTGCTGCCGATCATGGTTGGTTCCGGCTTGTTCGACGATCAGCCGGAGTTCGCCGACATCGCCGCCGACGCTAACTTGATGGACGACATGATCGTACAGATTCCGGAAGCACTGACTGCGCTGTACCTGTTGTGCAATGCACCTGACGAAAAACCGGCGATCCTCAAGCCTCGCCACCACTAA
- the recQ gene encoding DNA helicase RecQ, whose translation MLEQAQRVLKDIFGYDSFRGRQGAIIERVACGGDALVLMPTGGGKSLCFQVPALLREGLAVVVSPLIALMDDQVATLEELGVAAASLNSTLSAEQQRDLAARIRRGEVKMLYLAPERLVQPRMLAFLQSLEIALFAIDEAHCVSQWGHDFRREYLQLGQLAELFPDVPRIALTATADKRTREEIVERLHLQKAERFLSSFDRPNIFYRIVPKEQPRKQLLAFLSERRSDAGIVYCLSRKKVDEVAAFLCEQGYPALPYHAGLPNELRAYHQKRFLNEEGLIMVATIAFGMGIDKSNVRFVAHMDLPKSLEAYYQETGRAGRDGLPADAWMVYGLQDVVMLKQMLQNSEGDERHKRLEQHKLDAMLSLCEETRCRRQTLLAYFDEDMPQPCGHCDNCVDGVQTWDATEPARQGLSAIYRTGQRYGVGHLVDVLLGKDNEKVRSFGHQHLSVYGVGKARAEGEWRSLFRQMVARGLVDIDLEGYGGLRLNDSCRPLLKGEVSLELRRDLKPQTTPKTSTSQASQLVRSEEREQWEALRALRRKLAQEHSVPPYVIFPDSTLLEMLREQPTSMAEMGRVSGVGARKLERYGQAFLEVIGGQTEAPKEIADIRHELISLARAGMTPIQIAGQLQCSEKNVYTLLAESIGQQQLSLDQALDLPEDLLGEIQDAFLDGEGELPAVSDIAPLFTGRVPEGVLYCVRAALQSEFEV comes from the coding sequence ATGCTTGAACAGGCTCAGCGCGTCCTCAAGGACATCTTCGGCTACGACAGTTTTCGTGGCCGCCAGGGTGCAATCATTGAGCGCGTGGCCTGCGGCGGTGATGCGCTGGTTCTGATGCCTACCGGTGGTGGCAAGTCGCTGTGTTTCCAAGTGCCAGCACTGCTGCGCGAAGGGCTGGCGGTGGTGGTCTCGCCACTGATCGCGCTGATGGATGATCAGGTCGCCACCCTTGAAGAGCTGGGTGTTGCTGCCGCCTCCTTGAATTCCACCCTGAGCGCCGAACAACAGCGCGACCTCGCGGCCCGTATCCGCCGCGGTGAAGTGAAGATGCTTTACCTGGCACCCGAACGCCTGGTGCAGCCGCGCATGCTGGCGTTTCTGCAGAGCCTGGAAATTGCCCTGTTCGCCATCGACGAAGCCCACTGTGTATCCCAGTGGGGTCATGATTTCCGGCGTGAATACCTGCAGTTGGGGCAATTGGCGGAACTGTTTCCCGATGTACCGCGCATTGCCCTGACGGCCACCGCCGATAAGCGCACCCGTGAGGAAATCGTCGAGCGCCTGCATTTGCAGAAAGCCGAGCGTTTTCTGTCGAGTTTTGACCGGCCGAATATTTTCTATCGCATCGTGCCCAAGGAGCAGCCGCGCAAACAATTGCTGGCCTTCCTTTCAGAGCGGCGCAGCGATGCCGGCATCGTCTATTGCCTGTCGCGCAAGAAGGTCGATGAAGTCGCGGCGTTCCTTTGCGAACAGGGTTACCCGGCGCTGCCTTATCATGCCGGCCTGCCCAACGAACTGCGGGCCTATCATCAGAAGCGCTTCTTGAACGAAGAAGGCCTGATCATGGTTGCGACCATTGCGTTCGGCATGGGCATCGACAAATCCAACGTGCGTTTCGTCGCGCACATGGATCTGCCCAAGTCTCTCGAGGCGTACTACCAGGAAACCGGGCGTGCCGGGCGTGACGGCCTGCCGGCGGATGCCTGGATGGTCTACGGTCTGCAGGATGTGGTGATGCTCAAGCAGATGCTGCAGAACTCCGAAGGCGATGAGCGGCACAAACGGTTGGAGCAGCACAAACTCGATGCGATGTTGTCGTTGTGCGAAGAGACCCGCTGCCGGCGTCAGACGTTGCTCGCCTATTTCGACGAAGACATGCCCCAGCCGTGCGGCCATTGCGACAACTGCGTCGATGGTGTGCAGACCTGGGATGCCACCGAGCCCGCGCGACAAGGCCTGTCGGCGATCTACCGTACCGGCCAGCGATATGGCGTCGGGCATCTGGTGGACGTGCTGTTGGGCAAGGATAACGAGAAAGTCCGCAGTTTCGGCCATCAACACCTGTCCGTCTACGGGGTGGGCAAGGCGCGTGCCGAAGGCGAGTGGCGTTCGTTGTTCCGGCAAATGGTCGCCCGTGGCCTGGTCGACATCGACCTGGAAGGCTACGGTGGGCTGCGCTTGAACGACAGTTGCCGGCCGCTGCTCAAGGGCGAAGTCAGCCTTGAACTGCGCCGCGACCTGAAACCGCAGACCACGCCGAAGACCAGCACCAGCCAGGCCAGTCAACTGGTGCGAAGTGAGGAGCGCGAGCAGTGGGAAGCGTTACGGGCGTTGCGCCGCAAACTGGCGCAGGAGCACAGCGTGCCGCCCTATGTCATCTTCCCCGACTCCACCTTGCTGGAAATGCTCCGCGAGCAGCCGACCAGCATGGCCGAAATGGGTCGGGTCAGCGGCGTGGGTGCCCGCAAGCTGGAGCGTTATGGGCAGGCTTTCCTCGAAGTCATTGGCGGGCAGACCGAAGCGCCGAAGGAAATTGCCGATATCCGCCACGAATTGATCAGCCTGGCGCGGGCCGGAATGACCCCGATCCAGATTGCCGGGCAACTGCAATGCTCGGAAAAAAACGTCTACACCTTGCTGGCCGAGTCCATTGGCCAACAGCAATTGTCCCTGGACCAAGCCCTTGATTTACCCGAAGATTTGCTCGGCGAGATCCAGGATGCATTTCTCGACGGAGAAGGCGAATTGCCAGCGGTTTCCGACATCGCTCCGCTGTTCACTGGCAGGGTGCCGGAGGGTGTCTTGTACTGTGTCAGAGCCGCTTTGCAGTCGGAATTCGAAGTTTAA
- a CDS encoding MarR family transcriptional regulator, whose protein sequence is MSLTDQHRFGMQLAQMSRGWRAELDRRLAGLGLSQARWLVLLHLARFENAPTQRELAQSVGVEGPTLARLLDSLESQELVQRQAVVEDRRAKRIVLCDTARPLIEQIETIATALRHELFVGVDEEDLAVCMRVHGHILANLEKS, encoded by the coding sequence ATGTCGTTAACCGATCAACACCGTTTTGGCATGCAACTGGCGCAAATGTCTCGAGGCTGGCGCGCCGAGCTGGATCGTCGTCTGGCGGGGCTCGGTTTGTCCCAGGCACGCTGGCTGGTGCTGCTGCACCTGGCTCGCTTTGAAAACGCGCCCACGCAACGCGAATTGGCGCAAAGTGTGGGGGTTGAAGGGCCGACCCTGGCCCGGTTGCTCGACAGTCTGGAAAGCCAGGAGCTGGTGCAGCGCCAGGCGGTGGTCGAAGACCGTCGCGCCAAACGCATTGTACTGTGCGACACGGCACGTCCGCTGATCGAGCAGATCGAAACCATTGCCACGGCCTTGCGCCATGAACTTTTTGTGGGTGTTGACGAAGAGGATTTGGCGGTGTGCATGCGGGTGCATGGACACATCCTGGCGAACCTGGAAAAGTCCTGA
- a CDS encoding patatin-like phospholipase family protein yields the protein MRRLLSCLLLCLFPLLVHAVDTPRPKVGLVLSGGAARGLAHIGVLKALEEQGIHIDAIAGTSMGAVIGGLYASGYKIDELEKLALNIDWQLALSDAPPREDVPFRRKQDDRDFLIKQKLSFRDDGSLGLPLGVIQGQNLALLLESMFAHSSDTRDFDKLPIPFRAVATDITSGEKVVFRKGHLPQVIRASMSIPAVFAPVELDGRLLVDGGMTDNIPLDVAREMGVDVAIVVDIGTPLRSRKQLATVVDVLNQSITLMTRSNSEEQLKALRPDDVLIQPPLAAFGVTDFGRAEEMIDAGYRATRTLDARLAHLRPVDSVDAELNAARTPGRRNPKITAIEVENDSKVGDEVIRYYIRQPIDEPLDLGRLQSDMGTLYGLDYFEQVQYRVVKKAQDNTLVISARGKRSGTDYLRLGLNLSDDMRGDSAFNLGASYRVNGINRLGAEWLTRVQIGDRQELYSEFYQPMDTGSRYFIAPYISAQAQNVELILDNDPISEYRLERYGFGLNVGRQIGNSGEIRFGVGEAWGNADVRIGDRDLPSVSFNEGFYELKYSFDTLDNVYFPHTGEEIGLAFREFEPGLGSDQRYRQWELKLDKAMSHGPDTLVLGGRYGRTLDDSEVVISSFLLGGARQLSGFRQDAISGQNVSLMRAVYYRRLTPRSYLPLDFPLYLGASLERGRAWNNDNEFDSGYINAASIFLGFDTPLGPLNFSYGFNDANQKAVYLNLGQTF from the coding sequence ATGCGCCGCCTGTTGTCCTGCCTGCTGCTGTGCCTGTTCCCCCTCCTTGTGCACGCCGTCGATACACCACGTCCAAAGGTCGGCCTGGTGCTCTCCGGCGGCGCCGCCCGTGGCCTGGCGCACATTGGCGTGCTCAAGGCCCTGGAAGAGCAAGGCATTCATATCGATGCCATCGCCGGCACCAGCATGGGCGCGGTCATTGGCGGACTGTACGCGTCGGGCTACAAGATCGACGAGCTGGAAAAACTGGCGCTGAACATCGACTGGCAGTTGGCGCTGTCCGACGCCCCACCCCGGGAAGACGTGCCGTTCCGGCGCAAACAGGATGACCGGGACTTTCTGATCAAGCAGAAGCTCAGTTTTCGCGACGATGGCAGCCTCGGTCTACCCCTGGGGGTGATCCAGGGCCAGAACCTGGCGCTGTTGCTGGAAAGCATGTTCGCTCACAGCAGCGACACCCGGGACTTCGACAAGCTGCCCATCCCATTCCGGGCTGTGGCCACCGATATCACCAGCGGCGAAAAAGTCGTGTTTCGCAAGGGCCACCTGCCTCAGGTGATTCGCGCCAGCATGTCGATCCCGGCTGTCTTCGCGCCAGTGGAACTGGACGGCCGCCTGCTGGTGGATGGCGGCATGACCGACAACATCCCGTTGGATGTGGCACGGGAAATGGGGGTCGATGTGGCTATCGTGGTGGACATCGGTACGCCATTACGCAGCCGCAAGCAGTTGGCGACGGTGGTGGACGTGCTCAACCAATCCATCACCCTGATGACCCGCAGCAATTCTGAAGAGCAACTCAAGGCGCTGCGTCCGGACGATGTGCTGATCCAACCGCCGCTGGCGGCGTTTGGCGTGACGGATTTTGGTCGGGCCGAAGAGATGATCGACGCGGGTTACCGCGCCACTCGCACCCTGGATGCGCGCCTGGCCCACCTGCGCCCCGTCGATTCGGTCGACGCCGAACTGAACGCCGCACGTACACCGGGCCGGCGCAATCCAAAGATCACCGCGATCGAGGTGGAAAACGACTCGAAAGTCGGTGATGAGGTGATCCGTTACTACATCCGTCAGCCCATCGACGAGCCACTGGATCTGGGCCGACTGCAATCTGACATGGGAACCCTGTACGGCCTGGACTACTTCGAGCAGGTGCAATACCGAGTGGTGAAAAAGGCTCAGGACAACACTCTGGTGATCAGCGCTCGTGGCAAACGCAGTGGCACCGATTATTTGCGACTGGGTCTGAACCTGTCCGATGACATGCGTGGCGACAGCGCCTTCAACCTTGGCGCCAGCTACCGCGTCAACGGTATCAATCGCCTCGGCGCCGAGTGGCTTACCCGCGTGCAGATCGGCGACCGTCAGGAGCTTTACAGCGAGTTCTACCAGCCTATGGATACCGGCTCACGCTACTTCATCGCACCTTACATCAGTGCCCAGGCACAGAACGTCGAACTGATCCTGGATAACGATCCGATCTCGGAATATCGCCTGGAACGTTATGGCTTCGGCTTGAACGTTGGCCGACAGATCGGCAACAGTGGCGAGATCCGTTTCGGTGTCGGCGAAGCCTGGGGCAACGCCGATGTACGCATCGGCGACCGGGACCTGCCAAGCGTCAGCTTCAACGAAGGCTTCTACGAGTTGAAGTACTCCTTCGACACGCTGGATAACGTCTACTTCCCGCACACCGGCGAGGAAATCGGCCTGGCTTTCCGTGAGTTCGAGCCGGGGCTGGGTTCCGACCAACGCTATCGCCAGTGGGAACTCAAGTTGGACAAGGCCATGAGCCACGGTCCGGACACGCTGGTGCTGGGCGGTCGCTACGGGCGCACGCTGGATGATTCGGAGGTGGTGATTTCGAGCTTCCTGCTGGGTGGTGCACGACAGTTGTCGGGCTTTCGCCAGGACGCGATTTCAGGGCAGAACGTCAGCCTGATGCGCGCGGTCTACTATCGTCGCCTGACCCCGCGCTCATACTTGCCGCTGGACTTCCCTTTATACCTGGGCGCTTCGCTGGAACGCGGACGGGCCTGGAACAACGATAACGAGTTCGACAGCGGCTATATCAACGCGGCGAGTATTTTCCTCGGCTTCGATACACCGCTGGGACCGCTGAATTTCAGTTATGGGTTCAACGACGCCAATCAGAAAGCGGTGTACCTGAACCTCGGGCAGACCTTCTGA
- a CDS encoding SelT/SelW/SelH family protein translates to MSASKPEIVITYCTQCQWLLRAAWLAQELLSTFADDLGKVALEPATGGVFRITCDAVQIWERKVDGGFPEAKVLKQRVRDQIDPQRDLGHNDRTQ, encoded by the coding sequence ATGTCTGCGTCCAAGCCCGAGATCGTCATCACGTATTGCACGCAATGTCAGTGGCTGCTGCGCGCAGCGTGGCTGGCCCAGGAATTGTTGAGCACGTTTGCCGACGACCTCGGCAAAGTGGCGTTGGAACCCGCCACCGGTGGCGTGTTTCGTATCACCTGCGACGCTGTGCAGATTTGGGAACGCAAGGTCGATGGTGGCTTTCCGGAGGCCAAGGTGCTCAAGCAGCGGGTGCGCGACCAGATCGACCCGCAGCGCGACCTGGGGCACAACGATCGCACGCAATAG
- a CDS encoding DMT family transporter, whose product MTPRTALGALHIGALMFGLTGVLGKLAAASPNMIVFGRAAFAVIALAVFARFASNTPWQKLYSADWRRLLLSGLLLAGHWVSFFIAVKVAGVAIATLGFATFPAFTVILEGLIFRERIRANEVVLVILVSVGLVLVTPDFDLASQATSGLIWAVGSGLLFSLLSLNNRASASIPPVQAALCQNMVVALCLLPVAAPGLADVRALDWLWIGLLGVFCTGLAHSLFVASLAVLKARTAAVVFAMEPVYGITVAWLLFDENPTLRMLLGGTLIIVAIVVSGLMGSAGKAKQPTAVA is encoded by the coding sequence ATGACTCCCCGCACCGCCCTCGGCGCCCTGCACATCGGTGCATTGATGTTTGGCCTCACCGGGGTCCTCGGCAAACTCGCCGCCGCGTCGCCGAACATGATCGTGTTTGGTCGAGCCGCATTCGCCGTGATCGCACTGGCGGTGTTCGCGCGCTTCGCCAGCAATACGCCATGGCAGAAGCTGTACAGCGCCGATTGGCGACGCCTACTCCTGAGCGGCCTGCTGTTGGCCGGACACTGGGTGAGTTTTTTTATCGCGGTGAAGGTCGCCGGCGTCGCGATTGCGACGCTGGGTTTCGCCACCTTTCCGGCTTTCACGGTGATCCTCGAGGGGCTGATCTTCCGCGAACGGATTCGCGCCAATGAAGTCGTCTTGGTGATCTTGGTGAGTGTCGGCCTGGTGCTGGTCACGCCGGATTTCGACCTCGCCAGCCAGGCCACCAGCGGTTTGATCTGGGCAGTCGGCTCCGGCCTGCTGTTTTCGCTGCTGTCACTCAACAATCGCGCCAGCGCAAGCATCCCGCCGGTGCAGGCCGCGTTATGCCAGAACATGGTGGTCGCGCTCTGCTTGCTGCCAGTGGCGGCGCCCGGCCTGGCCGACGTGCGCGCACTGGACTGGTTGTGGATCGGCCTGCTCGGCGTGTTCTGCACCGGCCTGGCCCACAGCCTGTTTGTCGCCAGCCTCGCTGTGCTCAAGGCGCGCACGGCCGCGGTGGTCTTTGCCATGGAGCCGGTCTACGGCATCACCGTGGCCTGGTTGTTGTTCGACGAAAACCCGACCCTGCGCATGTTGCTGGGTGGCACGCTGATCATCGTCGCCATCGTCGTCTCGGGCCTAATGGGCAGCGCCGGCAAAGCCAAACAGCCGACTGCCGTGGCCTGA
- a CDS encoding helix-turn-helix transcriptional regulator — translation MRPTLTLRHYTHDLISHSHDHAQLVFGLAGRLDFEVEGVGGEIRPHGVMVLPFSTHHACGSPQGSHCLVLDVPDEQWLVQSLGEHADASRRLLDQPARVLLDARQGQLVNWLAGSPLQDPLIAQQGAVLLLASLNGPAAARHGSRRLPFGAFNAHIDQQAAYPLQVADLARLADLSVARLHARFLAECGQTPMEYIRARRLQMARGLLRDTHLPIGEIAGRVGYGSQSAFAAAMLREFGSAPGALRQLDQAR, via the coding sequence ATGAGACCGACCCTGACGCTGCGTCACTACACCCACGACCTGATTTCCCACAGTCACGACCACGCGCAACTGGTGTTCGGCCTGGCCGGTCGCCTGGACTTCGAGGTGGAAGGTGTCGGCGGCGAAATACGCCCGCACGGGGTCATGGTCCTGCCCTTCTCCACGCATCACGCCTGCGGCAGTCCCCAAGGCAGTCATTGCCTGGTACTGGATGTGCCTGATGAGCAGTGGCTGGTGCAATCGCTGGGAGAACACGCCGATGCCAGCCGCCGCTTGCTGGATCAACCCGCACGCGTGCTGCTGGACGCCCGGCAAGGCCAGTTGGTCAACTGGTTGGCGGGCAGCCCGCTGCAAGACCCGCTGATCGCCCAGCAGGGCGCGGTCCTGTTACTGGCCTCCCTCAACGGCCCGGCAGCCGCTCGGCACGGGAGCCGACGCTTACCCTTTGGCGCGTTCAACGCGCATATCGATCAACAGGCCGCTTACCCGTTGCAAGTCGCGGACCTGGCCCGGCTCGCCGATCTATCGGTCGCCCGACTGCATGCACGGTTTCTCGCCGAATGCGGGCAAACACCGATGGAGTACATCCGCGCCCGCCGCCTGCAGATGGCACGTGGATTGTTGCGCGACACTCACCTGCCCATCGGTGAGATTGCCGGTCGGGTCGGCTACGGATCGCAAAGCGCCTTTGCCGCCGCGATGCTGCGCGAGTTCGGCAGCGCCCCGGGGGCCTTGCGACAGCTCGACCAAGCGCGCTAG
- a CDS encoding UDP-2,3-diacylglucosamine diphosphatase translates to MTSAELAKPSRKQRVRTLWISDVHLGTRDCQAEHLSRFLKGYHADRVYLVGDIIDGWKMRGGMYWPQAHTNVIRRLLTMSKRGTEVIYVTGNHDEFLRRYSKLILGNIQLVDEAVHVTADGRHLLVIHGDQFDVITRYHRWLAFLGDSAYEFTLTLNRWLNHWRARYGYGYWSLSAYLKHKVKTAVSFISDFEEAIAHEVTRRELHGVVCGHIHHAEIRKVGEVDYLNCGDWVESCTALIEHWDGHIELYRLSDEQARDAQLKAEMVVG, encoded by the coding sequence ATGACCAGCGCCGAGCTCGCCAAACCCAGCCGCAAGCAACGGGTCCGTACCCTGTGGATTTCCGACGTGCACTTGGGCACCCGGGATTGTCAGGCGGAACACCTGTCGCGATTTCTCAAGGGCTACCACGCCGATCGAGTGTATCTGGTGGGCGATATCATCGATGGCTGGAAAATGCGCGGCGGCATGTATTGGCCACAAGCCCACACCAATGTGATCCGTCGGCTGCTGACCATGAGCAAACGCGGCACCGAGGTGATTTACGTCACCGGCAACCACGATGAGTTTCTGCGGCGTTATTCGAAACTGATCCTGGGCAATATCCAACTGGTGGATGAAGCGGTCCACGTGACGGCCGATGGGCGCCACTTGCTGGTCATCCACGGCGACCAGTTCGATGTCATCACCCGTTATCACCGCTGGCTGGCGTTTCTCGGCGATTCAGCCTACGAATTTACCCTGACCCTCAACCGTTGGCTGAACCATTGGCGGGCCCGCTACGGTTATGGCTACTGGTCGCTGTCGGCCTACCTCAAGCACAAGGTGAAAACCGCGGTGAGTTTTATCAGTGACTTCGAAGAGGCCATCGCCCACGAGGTGACCCGGCGCGAACTGCATGGCGTGGTGTGCGGGCATATCCACCACGCGGAAATTCGCAAGGTAGGCGAGGTGGACTATCTCAACTGTGGCGATTGGGTGGAGTCGTGTACGGCGTTGATCGAACACTGGGACGGGCATATCGAGTTGTATCGATTGTCCGACGAGCAGGCCAGGGACGCACAGCTCAAGGCTGAGATGGTGGTGGGCTGA
- a CDS encoding IS110 family transposase — protein MISWVGIDISKSNLVVWVKPQSEGFDVSNTSEGFLELIRRLSQFEVSLILLEATGGYERNAMAALQGANFKVLRVNPRRARSFAVAMGKNAKTDAIDAAVLADFAEVLNASSSKVISPEREALRELVQQREHFVQQRDDNKRRLQQAQLPAVIALIKGHIHFLQTQIRQLDKAINQSMHELDAEKAQRLISVKGIGTVATASLLVYLPELGELDRREVAALAGIAPLNDDSGNHSGKRHIYGGRARVRRALYMSCWVVIRHQPDFKARYEGLRERGKSAKVALIACMRVLLIRLNAMLRDGTEWR, from the coding sequence ATGATTTCCTGGGTCGGTATCGACATCTCAAAATCAAACCTTGTCGTCTGGGTTAAACCACAGAGCGAAGGTTTCGATGTTTCAAACACTTCAGAAGGATTTCTTGAGCTGATTCGACGATTGAGTCAGTTTGAAGTCAGTCTGATTTTGCTGGAGGCCACCGGGGGCTATGAGCGTAATGCCATGGCGGCTCTGCAAGGCGCAAACTTCAAGGTGCTCAGGGTCAATCCTCGCCGAGCCAGATCCTTTGCCGTGGCGATGGGCAAGAATGCGAAGACTGACGCTATTGATGCGGCCGTTCTAGCAGACTTTGCTGAAGTGCTGAATGCCTCAAGCAGCAAGGTTATTTCGCCTGAGCGTGAAGCGCTCCGCGAGCTGGTTCAGCAGCGCGAGCATTTCGTTCAGCAACGAGACGACAATAAGCGCCGTCTTCAGCAAGCCCAGCTACCAGCCGTTATTGCGCTGATCAAAGGCCATATTCACTTCCTGCAAACGCAAATCAGGCAACTTGATAAGGCCATCAATCAGAGCATGCACGAACTGGACGCAGAAAAAGCCCAGCGGCTCATCTCTGTTAAAGGTATCGGTACGGTTGCCACCGCGAGTTTGCTGGTTTATCTGCCCGAACTAGGTGAGCTTGATCGCCGTGAGGTTGCGGCCTTGGCAGGTATCGCGCCCTTGAACGACGACAGCGGTAATCACAGCGGGAAGCGACATATCTATGGAGGCAGAGCCCGTGTCAGACGGGCTCTGTACATGTCCTGCTGGGTTGTAATCCGCCATCAGCCCGACTTCAAGGCACGCTACGAAGGCCTTCGAGAGCGAGGTAAGAGCGCGAAGGTCGCGCTCATCGCCTGCATGCGTGTACTGCTGATTAGGCTCAATGCCATGTTGCGAGATGGCACTGAGTGGCGGTGA
- a CDS encoding amino acid aminotransferase, which produces MMHFAAIGRVPGDPILGLMESYAKDPNPQKFDLGVGVYKDAQGLTPILQAVKRAEQRLVEQQTTKTYIGGHGNAAFGTLISELVLGAESPLLKARRAGATQTPGGTGALRLSADFIAHNLPGRGVWLSNPTWPIHESIFAKAGLKVSHYPYVDSDNRLDVAAMLATLTNVPKGDVVLLHACYHNPSGFDLSRDDWRQVLEIVRERQLLPLIDFAYQGFGDGLEQDAWAVRLFANELPEVLITSSCSKNFGLYSDRVGALIVCADAAEKLLDVRSQLAFIARNLWSTPPDHGAAVVATILGDAALKQLWSTEVEAMRSRIAQLRSGLVEALAPHGLSERFAHIGVQRGMFSYTGLSAGQVQQLREKHSVYMVSSGRANVAGIDETRLGLLAEAIADVCKD; this is translated from the coding sequence GTGATGCATTTCGCCGCCATTGGCCGCGTCCCCGGCGACCCGATCCTCGGGTTGATGGAGTCTTATGCCAAAGACCCGAACCCGCAAAAGTTCGACCTCGGGGTGGGCGTCTACAAAGATGCCCAGGGCCTGACACCGATTCTGCAAGCGGTGAAACGTGCCGAGCAGCGGCTGGTCGAGCAGCAGACCACCAAGACCTACATCGGCGGACATGGCAATGCCGCCTTTGGCACGTTGATCAGCGAGTTGGTGCTGGGCGCCGAGTCGCCACTGCTCAAGGCACGTCGTGCCGGCGCGACCCAAACCCCGGGCGGCACGGGCGCCCTGCGCCTGAGCGCCGATTTCATCGCCCACAACCTGCCGGGGCGCGGCGTATGGCTGAGCAATCCGACATGGCCGATCCACGAAAGCATTTTTGCCAAGGCCGGACTCAAGGTCAGCCACTACCCTTACGTCGACAGTGACAATCGCCTGGACGTAGCGGCGATGCTCGCGACCCTGACCAACGTGCCCAAGGGTGACGTGGTGCTGCTGCACGCCTGCTACCACAACCCCAGCGGCTTCGATCTGTCCCGGGATGACTGGCGCCAGGTGCTGGAGATCGTCCGCGAGCGCCAACTGCTGCCGCTGATCGACTTCGCCTACCAGGGCTTTGGCGACGGCCTGGAACAAGACGCCTGGGCGGTCCGGCTGTTTGCCAATGAATTGCCCGAAGTGCTGATCACCAGCTCTTGCTCGAAGAACTTCGGCTTGTACAGCGATCGTGTGGGCGCGCTGATCGTCTGCGCCGACGCGGCTGAAAAGCTGCTGGATGTGCGCAGCCAACTGGCCTTTATCGCACGCAACCTGTGGTCGACGCCGCCGGATCACGGGGCTGCGGTCGTCGCGACCATTCTCGGTGACGCCGCGCTGAAACAGCTCTGGAGCACGGAAGTCGAAGCCATGCGCTCGCGGATCGCGCAGCTGCGCTCGGGGTTGGTAGAAGCGTTGGCGCCCCATGGTTTGTCAGAGCGATTCGCGCATATTGGCGTGCAACGCGGGATGTTTTCCTACACCGGTTTGAGCGCCGGGCAGGTGCAACAACTGCGGGAAAAACACAGCGTGTACATGGTCAGCTCCGGGCGTGCGAACGTCGCCGGGATCGATGAAACGCGCCTAGGGTTACTTGCTGAGGCCATTGCAGACGTCTGTAAAGACTGA